Within the Acinetobacter radioresistens DSM 6976 = NBRC 102413 = CIP 103788 genome, the region AGATCACTATAAAAGCCAACAGATTGATAATGGCAATGGAACTCAATACCAACTTGCTGTTGGCGCTAAGTTTGCTCCAGCTTTTGGAGCGTTTTATATCCATGAGTACAATAAAACCGATTCCCCCAATGATATAGAGCAGGCTAATAACCAAGTAAACCAGATATTGCCCTTCAAAGCTCATCAGGCTATCGCCAAAAATAGAAAAACCGGCATTGTTAAATGAAGAAATACTGTAAAAAATTGCATAATGCAGGCTAGTTGGAAAGCCGTATTCAGGCGTAAATAATACCGTTAATATAACTGTGCCGATGAGCTCAAAAAATAAAGTATAGAAAAAAACGCCTTTGGCTACAAAAGTGACTTTGGACAGATTGGTTTGTCCGGTAGCAGTTTGTGCCATCATCTGCTGTCTGAGACGTACTTTAGGAGAAAGGCTCAGTGCTGCCAGAATGGCAAAGGTCATAAAACCTAGGCCCCCGCTCTGAATAAGGAGCAAGAGTACTGTCTGGCCAAAACCTGTTAGAGAGTCATGAACACTGATGGTGGATAAACCAGTAATCGTGACTGCCGATGTAGCAGTAAATAATGCATCCATCCAGCTCAAATGGCCGTGGTGAGAGATAGGCAGGCGCAACAACAGGGTTCCAACCAGAATGAAACTTAAAAATCCTAAAGCCAGAAGTGTAGGAGGGCTCAGGTTAACAGTTCGTTGTGTGAGATGTCTAAAATTAGGAAAATGCATGTTAGAGAAAACGCATTGAAAGTCTTTGGAG harbors:
- a CDS encoding TrkH family potassium uptake protein gives rise to the protein MHFPNFRHLTQRTVNLSPPTLLALGFLSFILVGTLLLRLPISHHGHLSWMDALFTATSAVTITGLSTISVHDSLTGFGQTVLLLLIQSGGLGFMTFAILAALSLSPKVRLRQQMMAQTATGQTNLSKVTFVAKGVFFYTLFFELIGTVILTVLFTPEYGFPTSLHYAIFYSISSFNNAGFSIFGDSLMSFEGQYLVYLVISLLYIIGGIGFIVLMDIKRSKSWSKLSANSKLVLSSIAIINLLAFIVIWMLEATNYQTLGQLNLGEQAVHAWFQATAPRSSGLNTIDTGSMTSTSTLVVMLLMFIGGGSLSTAGGIKVGTFVVLLLSVISFLRRNEEVRAFNHSISQETTVKALAVAMITCILIFGGFFLILLLEPRQNFLDLLFEIVSAACTVGLSRGITSELSPGSLMILIFLMYAGRLGPLTLAYLIATPKKSRLKHPPTDIQIG